In one window of Littorina saxatilis isolate snail1 linkage group LG11, US_GU_Lsax_2.0, whole genome shotgun sequence DNA:
- the LOC138980662 gene encoding uncharacterized protein → MSVYLVRHPQQLQEMLAYAELIRGAARDNPGNGWVLYDQQFRSRLEADPTRPWGMIDNQLWLQLFCKPAVSISPSKHGPATERKSTTQGTTSQRGVCRYHNRRGGGGAKEKLASTLTSVDRGKALKRGDQALGRPFTLVTVKSSCEAVDTPPSQGLDGLATSPICLAKLVHTLEQYPNQADAQVLREGFSQGFKIPYQGERKPRLAKNHGSARRQPQIVLKKLFEEIRLGRVAGPFLVPPIKDLIVSPVGLVEKSTPGEHRLIFDLSYPHEDSSVNGGIPAELCAVQYTSFDAVTCMVKKLGQGSHLVKVDIKSAFRLLPLHPLDFGLMGMLVEGMFFVDKALPFGCSISCSLFEKFSTFLEWCVKQASFSCDVIHYLDDFCGGGASSEQAQAMLDSMLSTFCDLGVPIAADKVEGPTTCLKFLGLIVDTVALQVRIPQDKLMELKRQVSEFLCKHKVTLRQLQSLIGKLNFACRAVVPGRAFCRRLIIIMNMTQPEG, encoded by the exons ATGAGCGTATACCTAGTGCGACACCCCCAACAGCTTCAAGAGATGCTTGCTTACGCGGAACTGATAAGGGGTGCAGCGAGGGACAACCCGGGTAACGGTTGGGTACTTTATGACCAGCAATTCAGGTCCCGTCTGGAGGCTGACCCCACAAGGCCCTGGGGGATGATTGACAATCAACTTTGGCTGCAGCTATTCTGCAAACCAGCTGTGTCGATTTCCCCTAGTAAACACGGTCCAGCAACGGAGCGAAAGAGCACCACGCAGGGCACAACAAGCCAGAGGGGAGTGTGTCGCTACCACAacagacgggggggggggggtgccaaAGAGAAGCTTGCCAGTACGCTCACAAGTGTG GACAGGGGCAAAGCGCTGAAAAGGGGGGATCAGGCGCTGGGCAGGCCTTTCACTTTAGTAACGGTCAAAAGTAGCTGCGAGGCGGTTGACACCCCTCCAAGTCAGGGCTTAGATGGCTTAGCCACTTCGCCCATCTGCCTGGCGAAGCTAGTTCATACATTAGAACAGTACCCTAATCAAGCTGACGCCCAGGTTCTTAGGGAAGGTTTTAGCCAGGGTTTTAAGATACCATATCAGGGAGAAAGAAAGCCGAGGTTAGCAAAAAATCACGGTTCAGCACGTAGGCAGCCGCAAATAGTGCTGAAAAAATTGTTTGAGGAGATCAGGCTAGGTAGGGTAGCCGGACCGTTTTTGGTTCCACCCATCAAAGACTTGATTGTCTCCCCTGTGGGTTTGGTGGAAAAGTCAACGCCAGGCGAACACAGACTGATATTTGATCTTTCATACCCCCATGAGGATAGTTCTGTTAACGGAGGTATACCAGCTGAGCTATGCGCCGTGCAATACACAAGTTTTGATGCAGTCACATGTATGGTTAAAAAACTAGGCCAGGGCTCCCATTTGGTAAAAGTGGATATCAAGTCTGCATTCAGACTCCTTCCTTTACACCCTTTAGATTTTGGATTGATGGGTATGCTGGTCGAAGGCATGTTCTTTGTTGACAAGGCGCTGCCATTTGGATGTTCTATCTCGTGCtctctttttgagaaatttagTACTTTTTTAGAGTGGTGCGTGAAACAAGCAAGCTTCTCTTGTGATGTAATCCACTACTTGGATGATTTTTGTGGGGGTGGTGCTTCAAGCGAACAAGCTCAAGCAATGTTGGACAGTATGCTCTCAACTTTTTGCGATTTAGGAGTCCCTATTGCCGCAGACAAAGTAGAGGGCCCCACCACATGTCTCAAGTTCTTAGGACTGATAGTCGATACTGTTGCCTTACAGGTTCGAATCCCACAAGATAAACTTATGGAACTTAAAAGACAGGTGTCAGAATTTTTGTGCAAGCATAAGGTAACATTGCGCCAGTTACAGTCGTTGATTGGAAAACTGAATTTTGCTTGTAGAGCAGTGGTCCCTGGTAGAGCCTTTTGTagaagactaattattattatgaacatgaCGCAACCAGAGGGGTAA
- the LOC138979715 gene encoding uncharacterized protein: MSGRGRPRRATQGKRPARLQEELPRPREAGNKRQRRTGAAAASSHVPSSDSDSQGAWFEEAEHASRQEPQQQQVSGIMLVGSSLITRLQQHLDRSRQDLRSPLPVLLAGQPGLGFPQARNKLLSTIRGTPPHYLVLHVGANDIARVDQKQWLQELEELVCFIRAYYPATILVWSDMLPRLAWRHAHTLQGAENSRRRLNRRARGRILKENGKVIYHQNIGMDCLLPDGVHLNHRGNELFKENLEQQLANMVLN; the protein is encoded by the exons ATGTCCGGGAGAGGCCGACCTCGTAGAGCAACCCAGGGGAAGAGACCGGCAAGGCTGCAGGAGGAGCTGCCTAGGCCGAGGGAGGCTGGGAACAAAAGACAGCGCCGAACAGGGGCCGCAGCTGCGTCTTCCCACGTGCCcagcagtgacagtgacagccaGGGGGCCTGGTTTGAGGAGGCGGAGCACGCCAGCAGACAAGAACCTCAACAACAGCAAG TTTCAGGAATCATGTTGGTGGGCTCCAGCCTAATCACTAGGCTGCAACAACACCTGGACAGGTCGCGGCAAGACCTGCGATCACCATTGCCGGTACTACTCGCGGGGCAGCCAGGCCTTGGGTTTCCCCAGGCCCGCAACAAGCTGCTCAGCACCATCCGAGGAACCCCACCGCATTACCTGGTGCTGCATGTGGGCGCGAACGACATCGCCCGGGTGGACCAAAAACAGTGGCTACAGGAGCTTGAGGAACTTGTCTGTTTCATCAGGGCGTATTATCCGGCGACGATATTGGTGTGGTCGGACATGCTACCCCGCTTGGCATGGCGGCATGCCCACACCCTGCAAGGCGCGGAAAACTCGCGCCGAAGGCTCAATCGGAGGGCCAGGGGCCGAATCCTGAAAGAGAACGGCAAAGTCATATACCACCAGAACATTGGCATGGACTGCCTCCTCCCTGATGGTGTCCACCTCAACCATAGGGGAAACGAACTCTTCAAAGAAAACTTAGAGCAGCAACTCGCTAACATGGTCTTAAATTAG